Sequence from the Methanosarcina siciliae T4/M genome:
TCAGGGAAGCGAGAGCCTGGCTTACTCCTTCGTCAAAATTCTCATCGATAGAATCCAGTCCCTTTCTCACTGCTTGATCACTCTCTTTTGAAAGCATGGATTTGAAGCTCCTTTTTGATCCGGTATGCCCTTATTTTGTTCTCATGTTTTTCTTTTTGTGCTACTTCTAGGAGACCCTTTACTGCTTTAATTGTTATTTGCTTTGGTCTTTCTATTTGTTTTGTTTTCAATCAATAGCTCCGCCAGAATAATGGTAGATATAGTAAAGCGTCAGAAAAACGAGAATTGCAAGAAGAGCTTTAAAGTCTATTTTTTTTAATAAATTGGTTATTTCATCAATCCCCCTATTCTCTGTTTCTTCCCCGAATTTACTTTATATTTATGGTTTCCTGGTTCAAATATTTTCAGGTAACAAGATAAATTTTCAAGTATGTTGATCCCGTTTTTACAGCATTTTCTTTGGAACCGTATGTAAAACAACCGGGTAAAATATGTTTTTTATTAATCCAGAAATTCAGTCGTCTCTTCTCTATCTTCCATTCTTATCTGTTCGACGCTTTTGAGTAATAGAAAAAACGGTTTTCCATAATTCCATAGCCGAACCTCTTGATTTAAGTTTCCCGAGTCTTGATTCAACACTCGAATTGCAACTCGGGATCAAAAGAACTCGAAGATTTCCCGGGAGTTTTAAATTCCAGGCAGAAACAGTTACTTTTAATAACAAATTAAAATATTTCTTAAGTCAGGATACGGCACCCACCCACTCCGCTATCGTATCCGCCATTTCATAAAGATCCCAGGTTTGAATTGATGAAAATAAATGTTGTTCTTGCCCTTGCTCTTCTTTTTCCCTTTCAGGCTATAGCTCCACCGGAAAAGTGATAGATATAGTAAAGAGTACAGAATACAAGTACTGCAAGAATTGCCTTGAAATCCATTGTTTTACTCCTTTTTAGCGGTGTTCTCAGGCTATGGCACCGGATGAAAAGTGATAGATGTAGTAAAGACTACAGAATACAAGTACTGCAAGAATTGCTTTGAAGTCCATAATTGTTATCCTCCTTTTAAAACTATCAAGAAAAATCCTTTTTGTGGGTAAAATTAGTAGTGAGGCGCAGGTATATAAAAATGCCGTTTTGTATCGTTTTTGGGGTTCATTCCTGTTTTTTCAGTCCATTTATGTTTTTATTTTTGTCCGGCTGTCTATTCTGGCTTTTAAGGTTTTCAGAACTTTGAAATCATCGATCTGGGACCTGGTTTGAATTATTAATCAGGAGAAAATACTTTCTGCTTTTGCAAAAGTAACCTTATATATTGTCCGGTAAAATTATACCTTGAGGGTCTAAATCAGGAGATCTGTTTCAAGTATCTTTTCCACATCTTTTCCCTCCCGGAGCCCGGTAAATGGATAAATTTGTATCCGGGCTTACGCCGACCAGGGGGAGGATACAGGCTCCCTTTTACTTCAAAGTTTTACTTGTGGATGTAAGAAAGGCAGAAAGTGACACCTGTAAAAGTGATGAAAGCAGAAGTAGTGCCCTCAAAAGCGATACCCTGTAAAAGTGATGCCATCAGAAGGGGATTTATCTGGACAGAGGAAAAGAAAAGGCAGCCAGGCAGTTTAACTGCTCTCCGGCAGAAAAGAGTTCTTTCAGGTGCGAGCTCATAAGTTTTGGGGAAGTTTCCCGCCTTTCAAAGCTTCTTGCCCGGAAAATCAAAGCCTCAGGCTATAAGCCCGACCTGATCATTGCTATAGGGAGAGGAGGTTTTGTCCCCGGGAGGCTTATTTCGGACTTTTTGCTTTTCAATGAGCTTACAACAATGAAGGTCGAACACTATACCCGGGGAGCAGAAATAAAAGCAGAAGCCCGAATCAAATATCCCATCCCTATAGGCATAAGCGGGAAGAAAGTGCTTATCGTAGACGACATAACCGATACGGGAGATACCCTTTCCCTTTCTGTTGCTTACGCGCAGAGCCTGAACCCTGCTGAGGTCAGAACTGCAGTCCTCCAGCACAAGACCTGTTCTTCCTTCACCCCGGATTTTTACGCCCAAAAAATTGTCAGGTGGCGCTGGATAATTTATCCCTGGGCTCGTTATGAGGATCTGGGCGGGTTTGCGGAAAAGATTCTCGGGGACAGAACTCTTGAAATCACCCGGATAATAACCGAATTTAAAGTCAGGTATGAGATCATGGTCGGCGAAAAAGAGCTTCTTGAGATTCTGCAGGGCCTTGCTGAGATGAACGAGATTGAGAGGGTTGAAACGGAAAAGATGGTCGGATGGCGGGTTAAGGGAAAGTAAGTGAAAATAAGAAAAAATTAAAAAGTAGGGAAAATACGACGGCAGAGAAATGCCAAAATTTCTGATGCGTCCTCACATTACGGTTTCTGTGACAAGTTCCAGGTTCCCCTGCGGGAAAACTCTGGAAACCCTGACGTTCCAGTTCTTGTTTTCTCCGTTTTCAGCCTGGATCAGGTTAAAGCACTGTGTGGTTTTGCCTCTGGTCTTGGAAGAACAGAAGGTGCCTGCGTTTACGACAAGCATGTTGTTCAGGTTCCAGACATGAGGAATGTGGCAGTGCCCGCAAAGTACAAGGTTTACCTTGCAGCGGTTCAGGAGGTCAAGGACATCTCCTGCATCGACAAGAACGGTGTTTTCTCTCCCGGCAAGCGGGATCGGGACCAGGTGGTGGTGCAGGGCAAAGACCTTGAAATTCTCTCCGGAAAAGGCTTCTTTGATCCAGCCATAGTTTTCTCTTCCCAGATGCCCTTCATCAAGGTCAGGCTGTGAAGAATCGGCTCCTACGACAGTTACGTTTCCCATGTTTCGGGTGGGGAATCTGTTTTCGAAAAGGTCTTCGAAGTGCAGATAGCCTGCGTTTTTGGAGTCATGGTTTCCTGGAACAAGGACCCTGTCCTTGCATTCAATTCTGTCAATAAACTTCTTTACCCCGTCATATTCGGCTGAAAACCCGTTTTCTGTCAGGTCGCCGGTAATTACCACTATGTCAGGGTTCAGCCGGTTTATGTTCTCCAGCATGGATTCTGCAATTTCCGGGACAAAATACGCTTCTGAAAAATGAATATCCGAAAGGTGTACAATCTGTATAATTTTTTACTCCCTCTTTTCTCTGGAATTTTATAATTTTATTTGTATCCAGAACACTGAACTTCCGTTCCATTATATATACCTATCTGTAAAAAATATATATTTTTATGAATCTAATGATAAATCGTTAAAAAAGCTAGAGTTTTATCTTGATTTTTTTAGCTTTATATGTATGTATCTAACTTAAATTCGTGTAGAATGTTCCTCTGAAAATACATAGAATAAGATTCTCGTGTATATTCAGTCCTGCTTTTTGTGCAGTTACCTGGCGCGCGGGTAAGGACTTGAAAAAGAGATTTTTTCAAAAAAGATATTTCCGGACTTCGAACAAAGTCAGATTTAATTCTTTTTTTCAAGCTCTGAATTTTATATGACGAACCAAGAAGCTACTCAGTCTTTAGCTGAGTGGTAGTTCACTTTTACGGTCATTTCATGCGGGTATTGTATGTATGGTGCAGGGTATACAGCAGGTATATAAGAAAAGCAAGGGTAAGGAAATATTTCGTATAAAAGACTTTGGTCAGGATTTTTTTCTCCGTGCTGGTTGAAGCGTCTTCCGATATCTTTGAGTAGATATCTCCTTTTGTGTAGATTTTCCCGCCGTTTTCAAGTATTGCTGTCCTGAAAAGAGTGTTTTCACCTATATACGTATATTCATCCGGGCGGTTTACGGCAGCAGGCCTCCAGGATGCGTTCTCAGTTCCAGAAGCTCCGGACAGCAGTTCCTCGGTAAGGTTTGCCTCGACAGGGGTTTCGGAGATCTTGTGGAGCCCGAAGGTGTCAGCTGTGACGTACGATTCGTACATGTTATTCCCTATGGAGTTTATTTCCATTGGCTTTTTGTCAAAATAAAGTTCAGGAGTGCCTTCTTTTCCGGTGGTGATAAGTATTCTGCCCGGCTGGCCCATTTTAAGGTCCGGTACCTTTAGCTGGATCTCTTCGGACATTTCGGTATCAGCAACCGCCCAATTCAGTGTCCTTGTAATTATAAGGCTGTCATTTCCCGAATACAGGGATGCTGCCCAGGGAGCTCCGTTTCCTTTCCCATTATCGGTTGTTATTGCAGCAACACGCCCGAGCCCAAGTCTCCAGGTCGTAATTATCGGTTTGCCTAACCTTGTTATAACCAGGCGGTTCGCTTCAGGCTTCGGGGTGACCTCATTATACCCCAGAATATCATTGTTTATGTCGGAAATGTTTTGAGTAATGAAATGTTTAGGGTCGTAAACCACGATTGACCCGCTCGAATATTCATCATCCCGGGCTTCGGATTCGTCAGGGTTTTCGGAGAAGCTTACCTCGACCCTCTCACCGGGTTTTAGCCTCTCGTAGTTTTCGGACAGGCCTATTTTATTCATGAAAAGCTCGGCATAATACTGCCCTTTAGAGGTAACCTTGAGCTCGTCAATTTTCGGAGTGTATATATGGACAAAGTGGATGTCAATACCGCTACCTTCATGAAGGTTTTCCGCACACTGGACTGCCCGCTCAAACCTGAGGTCCCCTTCAGCCGTATTCCCAATCCCGCCGTCAGACACGATTATAATTTCAGCTTCGGCACTGCTGTTCTGTGCTTTCAGCAGGTTGTGTGCGGTTAATAGTCCCCGCTCAAGAGAAGTTGATCGTCCGGAAGGTTGAATTTCACGAATTTTGGCTTCAAGCCACAATCTGTTCGATTCTTTTGATATATCCACGAATCCGTCCGTGATGTCCATTCCCCTGCTCCCGAAGGTGATCACGTCGACTCTTGCATCTTTGAGGAGGTCGCTTTCAAGAAGGACGATCGTATTGGACAAAATATCATCTAAAACCTTCCCTCCAATTCCGTTCTCATTCATAGCGCTTGGCGAAACATCAAGCATCAGGACAATGTTCCTGCCCCCTCTCCAGTTCGAAGGCTCTGATGTGACAGGGAGGAGTTCTTCAAACCCGGTTTTCTGGTATGTTTTTTCTGCAGGGAAATCAAAAGAAGAGTCTCCTCCAACCACTACCAGGCCCCCTCCGTTAGTGACGTAATTCCTGAGGGTTCTGGTTTCTGCCTCTGATATAGTTGATGCAGCCTGGTTATCCATTATAACGGTGTCCGTGCCGTCAAGGGAGCCGAATGATTTTGCCACCCTCACATCATAGATCTCCCTCATCATGTCTGCAAGAGGAGAGTCTGGTTCATTTGAAATAAGCAGGACCTTTGGCTTGGGGGTTACGTATATACTTTTCATGTACTGGTTATTGTTCTCGAAATAATCCAGGTTTTTAACGCTGATACTTGCCGGGTGCAGGGTTGCCTTTACGGTGTGGGGGCCTAGCTTCTCAAAGGTGTGGTTGAACTCTATGCTTTCTATTCTCCCGGTCTGGGTGATTTCCCGCTCAAGCACCTTCCTGTGGTCGACGGTAATCCTTACCTGGTAACTTATTTGTTCCTCAGTTGCCTTTCGGATCTTAACTTTATAAAACGCCTCATTATCAATCACAGCCTCGTTATCCCCTTCAATCTCCACGCTGAGGTCCTCTTTTTCGGTCCTGGGGATGAGGGCTGCTACGGGAAAATTATTTTTGTAACAATAAGACAGGGCTTCTTCAACCGGAGTCCCCGAATTGCTCTGCCCGTCCGAGACCACAAGCACATAGGTTTCCGGGGAAGCCTGCTGGATGATGGCGTCACCAAGAGAGGTATGTATCCCTGAAACCGTTGTTACCGTTACCGGGACGCTGGTTCCGAGTTTTTCCGAAATTTCTCCGGCGACTCCTTTCTGCAGCAGGTCCATGCTTGCAGTCTCATCGGAGATTATGGTTATCCCGGTCTGGTTGGTTTTAGGAGTACCTATTTCTGTAGAGTAAGGGGCTGCAAGAGCCAGGATCAGGAGGAAAACCACAAGGGTATGGACGAACAGGTGTTTTTTATCGACCTTTTTCCAGAGTCCTAATAACACAAAAACGGCCAGAGGGACCAGGAGCAGCAATTCGCTGCCGTGGAAAAAATCAAAATTGAAAAGGAAATTGAAGGTCATATTATCCTCCTCCTGAACATAACTGCGTTTTCAATAATGAGGAGCAGCAGTAGAGCGTAAATGAGGTATTTTCGGGGTTTGTCGGGGGACTTTGTACGGAGTTCCAGCTTCTTTATTTCTCCGTTTTCACCTGTCAGGTTCAGTCTTTCTTCCGTAAAGGTATTCGATTCCATGGAATCGTAGAGGTTAGCAGCAACGGTCTTCTGGTTCAGGCTGTACAGCCCGCACTCGTCATAATAGACGAAACTGCTGCTGACGGTTTCGGTCGGAGTGTTTATCAGGACATCCTGGTCAAAGGCCTGGTACCGGCCCGTATTCACGTTTGTTTCACTGATGTCTCCGACTCCCCACATATATCTGAGCAGTTTTACCCAGAACACAGGGTAGGTCGGGGTAGTGGCAAAATTATTCCACGCCTCTTTTCCGGTAGTATCACTGAACCCGACATAGGTCACTGTCCCGTTTTTTATGCTCTGCATGCTGACCAGAGGTCCTGTTCCCTTTACCTCTGCAAGGACCGAAGCCCCTTCTTTCGGGGTAGTGACGAGGAACCTGCGCAGGTATACCTCACCGAACGTGACGTCTTCAAAAATATTTTTCCCGCTGCCCGCGGTCTCGATAGTGTGGCTACCTTCGTCTTCTACTGAAATTATGTCTACAGGCAGGACGGAATAAAGCCCGTGCATAGGTAAGGAATCGTACAGACACTCGTTTCCTATGACTATCAGGTCTTTTCCGCTTTTTGCATAAGCCACGATTTCCAGGACATCGAGGGTCGGGAGAGATTTCTCCTTGGAGTTTACGATAATGGTGTCATATTCCGTAACATTATCCGGCAGGGTCTGCCGGACCTCAAGTTGAATGTCGGGCAGGAGGGATATCACTGTTATCAGGGGCGACTTCCCGGCAGTTTCTTCAGGGTCTGTAAGGACCAGGACTTTTTTGGGTTTGACTTCGGGAATTGAAATGTAAGCAATGTTGTCGCAGGGTATTGCATCCTCATTGAGGATTCTCACAGTTGATGTGCCCTGGGGAATATTTGAAAACTTTATCTGCTGCGCTCCGAACCCTGCAAGCTGTACCGAACTGCTCACCTCTGTGCCGGAGGAGTCAGTCCCACCCTCCAGTTGAACCTCAAGGTCTGCACTTTTATTGTTGAAATTTTTGACAGTACAGGTATATTCATACGTCCCGTCGTTCCTGTCTTTCAAATAACCGTCCACAATTGCGTAATTGGCAGTTTTATCTCCAACCTGCCTGAACTCAAGCTCCATGTTTCTCGTGTTTGCAATCCGGATGTAGGTTTCAGGCGCCCTTCCTGCCCAGTTTTCAAAATCGGATATAACCACAATTTTTCCGTTTTCGTTCTCTTTCTCGTTTACAACGGTCAAAATTGCTTTGGGAATGTCAGCCGGAGTGTTTCTCATCTCCAGGCTGTCAATAACTTCTTTTGCATCATCCGCATCCAGCCCTTTTGCAAGCACCACCGGAATACTTTCGGCTGAGATAATCGTATTTTCTTCGGCCAGGCTGTCTATTGCAATAGCCTTTGCGGCGTCAACCCTGTCCCGGGCGGTCATGCTCGCAGACGAGTCCATAATAATAATTACCTTTTCCGAATCTGCTTTTACCTCTTCAAGGAGGGGGCCTGCAATTGCTGTCGAGAGAAGAATAAGGGTCAGTAGCTGTATGAAAAAAAGAGGGTCCGTTATTTTCTTACTGACGGTGCGCCGCGAATCAAGCACGTTCTGGCTTATCCTCCGGACAAACATCAGGGAAGGCAGAATAACATTTTTTGGTCGGGGCTTGAGCAGGTATATTATCGTAAGGGGAATTATACCTGCAAGTGCAGCCAGGCCCTGAGAAAATTCAAAGTCCATGGGCAGGATCACCCTTCACCTATAATTCTTAGAACAGTATCAAACGGCTGGTTTTCTATGCTGACGCGGAAGTAAGGGATTTTAAAATCGTAGGCAATTTTTTCCAGTTCAGCTACATGCTTTGCGTATTCGGCAGCATATTCTTTTTTGAAGTTGGGACCCACCGTAAAACTGATTTCTTTGTTTGTCTCGCTGTCAATGAATTTTACCGCCCCGTCTACGGTTTCAGGCAGGTTCATTTCGGTCTCATCATAAACGTGTACAAGCACAAGTTCATGTCTGGACAGCCTGTTAACGGCATTCCGGACCGACTCGATGCTGTCCAGAAAGTCTGAAATTATAAGCACCATTGACCTTGTTTTTATTCTAGGGTATATGGAGTCGGCGCAATCTGCAAGCTTTGTGTCCCCACTGACTGAAATCCGGGTCAGGGAGTCTATTGTCCGCAGGAAATCGTCCCTTCCTTTGTGGGCTTTTGTGTACTCCACGTAGTCTGCAAACGTTGCAACCGTATACACATCGTTATGTTTCATTACGATGTAAGAAACGCCTGCAGCTATTGTTGACGCATACTCAAACTTGTTCGGCGTATTTTCAGGAAAGAGCATGCTGCCGCTGGCGTCAAGCAGGATGACCATGTTGAGGTTTTTCTCTTCTTCAAACCTGCGGATATAGAGTTTTTCCGTGCGGGCATAGAGGTTCCAGTCAATTTTTTTTAATGAATCGCCAGGATTGTATTTTCTGTGGTCAGTAAGGTCAAGCCCCGTCCCTTTTCTGGTTGACTGGTGACTGCCCGTATGAATTGCAGAAACTCTCCTGCTTAGGGGGATCGCATACCTGTCGAGCTGGGTCAGGAAAGAAGTATCGATTGTGTGTTTTGCACCAGTCATTATGATCACTGCATTCAGTCTTTTTCCGCAGCCCGGATCAGATAATTGTTTTTCTGCCTTCCAGGATTTTTTCTATGATTTTATCGCTCGTGATGTTGTTCCTTGCAGCATCAAAAGATAGAACTATCCTGTGGCGAAGGACCGGATGGGCCATGGAGTCGATGTCCTCTTTCTCAACATACCCCCTGCCATCGAGAAACGAATTTGCCTTTGCACAGAGGATCAGGGCAATTGAAGCCCGCGGGGACGCCCCTGCTTCGATCATTTCAGGCATATTCCGGGTCTGGTTCACGATATCGATTGCATACTTCTTGAGCTTGTTTGAGATAGGGATTCTCCGGGTTATCTGCTGCAGTTCGAGAAACGTATTTTTTTCTATGCATCTTTGCACTGAAGGTCTGAAAGCCTCAGCGTAACGGTTTACAATCTCAAACTCTTCTTCGGAGTCCGGGTAACCCAGGCGGATCTTCATCAAAAACCTGTCAAGCTGGGCTTCGGGAAGGGTATAGGTACCTTCCATTTCGATCGGGTTCTGGGTCGCAAGGATAAAGAAAGGCCTGTCCAGAGGGTATGTCGTACTTGCAACGGTCACCTGTTTTTCCTGCATGGCTTCGAGCAGGGCGGACTGGGTCTTCGGGGAAGCGCGGTTGATTTCATCTGCAAGCACAATATTTGCAAAAACGGGGCCCTGCTTGAACCTGAAACGTTTTGAGCCTCTTTCGTCTTCTTCGATAATGTCGGTCCCGGTGATATCCGCAGGCATAAGGTCAGGCGTACACTGTATCCTGCTGAACTTCATGCTCATTATCTGGGAAATGGTGGAAATCGTAAGGGTCTTTCCAAGCCCGGGGTTGCTTTCAACGAGGACATGCCCTTCACACAGCATGGCTATTATGATCTGGCGGACCATTTCTTTCTGGCCGACGATAGCATTGCCGATTTCTCTGAAGATAACCTCAAAAATCCTGGGGGCTTTTTCATAGGTAGGTTTTAAATTAAGTTCAGAATCTTCAAGCTGGATTTCCTGTAGCTCTCTCATAATGAAACTCCGTTGTTTTTTACATAAATCTGGCATTTGATGCAAATTCGGGGGACAGGTTCAGGAAGAAAGTGCTTCAAAATATTGTTTGATCAAAGATTCGTATTCTTCCGGCAGGTTTTCCGAGTAGGTCTGGCTCTGCCTGAATTCGTCTTCTAGGCCGCTTTTACTCTCGTTGAAATTCTTTTCAGTATCCGCATCGACCTGGCTTGTGAACCCGAGGCCCAGGCTCGGGTTGATTTTCATTTCAACCTTATCCCCATTTTTTATGATGACAGCCTCTACCCTGTACCTGGAATCCGGGACAACTTCCTCTTTTTCTTCGTAAGCTGCTCTGGCATTCAGGTCAGACATGTTGTCAAGGAGCTCATCGATTAGCTGGCTGGGGTATACATCAAAGCTGAAGCCCTCATGTATGCAGAAGGTGACAGCTCCAGCTGCCAGCAGAAATATTACAAAAGACCTGAAAATCTGTTTTTTCGGGACTATTTTTCTTATTTTAATCCCGCTAAGCTGGATGTTTACTTCCTCAAGCAGTTTCTTTGTAACGATGTTGATATTCTGGCTGTTATCATATGCCGTTGCCAGCCTTGTCTTCAGTTCCGGAAAGCCGGTTTCAAGGAGAGTTATCAGGTTAAACTTATTACTTCTATCAAGTAACCTGTGAATTAAACCGAAAAGAAGAGTCAGCACAAGTGCCCCTGCCGCCATTAACCCCAGGTTAAACCAGTAAGTGTCCAGGTATGTCTGGAACTTACTCAGTTTCTCCACTTCGGGAACATAATAAGCCAACTCGTACAGGTTGAACAGGATCATCAATAAAAACAAAAAAGAAAATTTTCCGGCTGTTTGAAAAAAACCGAGGGTACGATATGACCATATCAGATATTTTTTATATTTTTCCAGAAGAGGCACTACAAGCATATAATCTCAAACCACAGTTGTAATTTATAGTAATTATATTGTAAATATTACTAATAAAACTTTTCTAATATTTTTACTACGAATTGTACAAGTCTTACCTTAAGACCACTACCAGACTAATACAAATGTAACTATTTCGGATAATGCTCCAGCAAATCCCCTTTTAATTCCTAGTATATCCTGTATAACCAAAAAACTATATAATTCTATGAGAAGCATATTTTTTATGCCATTTTTGTATTACATATTCAGGAAAGAATCTCTGATTAAGAAAATATAATCATCTAAATATTTGGACGTTGGATTTCAAATTATCCATACAAAATGAAGAATCCAGAAGCAGTAGAAGTATATTTTGCTTTATCCCGGAGTGAAACAAAATCATCTCTAGCCTATACTATGTTTAAACTAGGGATAGAAGGGGGGATAAAGACTCACAAACCAGGATCGTTGAAATTCAGGTTAAAGGAGCAAAGTTAAAGGATACATATCTTGATTTTAAAAAGTGGGTGAATCCTTCCTATAACTTTCCTCTAATTAATTTCATTATTGGTATCCCTTCCTAACTGGAGGTAAAGGTAAGGATATACGAGTTAATAGGTGCAGATCTGCAGGAGTATATCCTGCTTCTCCTCAGGAAGTAAACTTAATGTATGAGTGGACAGGGGTTGTGCTTGCTGACTTCTTAAAAGCCAACGCTGACGATATAATCTCAACTCCACATTTTAACCTGAATCAATCAAATTATACCGGTGAAGTTATGGTCTGGTCCGGTAAGGAAGACCAGGATTTTAGTCAGCAGATGGCGAAATGGATTAGCAATTCAGATCCAAATTCCCGGCAAGCAATTTTCGTTGAGTTCTTAACCTCTTTACAGTATAGAAAATACCGCTCTGTATAAGCAAAAATTTGCTTCAATATATAATCAAGTTTATGAAGTAGGTTCTTTTTGAGAAAGTTATTGGAAAAATACAATCCTGTAAACCAGTCAAGGAGAATAGACTTTAGGTTTAGTAAACCTTAATATTAATAATATGCAATTTAATAAACAATAATTATACAAAAACTGGGGTTAGCTATATGGGAGAACATGAAGAATTAATTGAAAAAATGAGTGAGAAGCTGGGTTTTACCCCGCAGATTCTGGAAACCCTGGGGGAATTGGACC
This genomic interval carries:
- a CDS encoding phosphoribosyltransferase; protein product: MSFGEVSRLSKLLARKIKASGYKPDLIIAIGRGGFVPGRLISDFLLFNELTTMKVEHYTRGAEIKAEARIKYPIPIGISGKKVLIVDDITDTGDTLSLSVAYAQSLNPAEVRTAVLQHKTCSSFTPDFYAQKIVRWRWIIYPWARYEDLGGFAEKILGDRTLEITRIITEFKVRYEIMVGEKELLEILQGLAEMNEIERVETEKMVGWRVKGK
- a CDS encoding metallophosphoesterase family protein, with protein sequence MQIVHLSDIHFSEAYFVPEIAESMLENINRLNPDIVVITGDLTENGFSAEYDGVKKFIDRIECKDRVLVPGNHDSKNAGYLHFEDLFENRFPTRNMGNVTVVGADSSQPDLDEGHLGRENYGWIKEAFSGENFKVFALHHHLVPIPLAGRENTVLVDAGDVLDLLNRCKVNLVLCGHCHIPHVWNLNNMLVVNAGTFCSSKTRGKTTQCFNLIQAENGENKNWNVRVSRVFPQGNLELVTETVM
- a CDS encoding vWA domain-containing protein, encoding MTFNFLFNFDFFHGSELLLLVPLAVFVLLGLWKKVDKKHLFVHTLVVFLLILALAAPYSTEIGTPKTNQTGITIISDETASMDLLQKGVAGEISEKLGTSVPVTVTTVSGIHTSLGDAIIQQASPETYVLVVSDGQSNSGTPVEEALSYCYKNNFPVAALIPRTEKEDLSVEIEGDNEAVIDNEAFYKVKIRKATEEQISYQVRITVDHRKVLEREITQTGRIESIEFNHTFEKLGPHTVKATLHPASISVKNLDYFENNNQYMKSIYVTPKPKVLLISNEPDSPLADMMREIYDVRVAKSFGSLDGTDTVIMDNQAASTISEAETRTLRNYVTNGGGLVVVGGDSSFDFPAEKTYQKTGFEELLPVTSEPSNWRGGRNIVLMLDVSPSAMNENGIGGKVLDDILSNTIVLLESDLLKDARVDVITFGSRGMDITDGFVDISKESNRLWLEAKIREIQPSGRSTSLERGLLTAHNLLKAQNSSAEAEIIIVSDGGIGNTAEGDLRFERAVQCAENLHEGSGIDIHFVHIYTPKIDELKVTSKGQYYAELFMNKIGLSENYERLKPGERVEVSFSENPDESEARDDEYSSGSIVVYDPKHFITQNISDINNDILGYNEVTPKPEANRLVITRLGKPIITTWRLGLGRVAAITTDNGKGNGAPWAASLYSGNDSLIITRTLNWAVADTEMSEEIQLKVPDLKMGQPGRILITTGKEGTPELYFDKKPMEINSIGNNMYESYVTADTFGLHKISETPVEANLTEELLSGASGTENASWRPAAVNRPDEYTYIGENTLFRTAILENGGKIYTKGDIYSKISEDASTSTEKKILTKVFYTKYFLTLAFLIYLLYTLHHTYNTRMK
- a CDS encoding vWA domain-containing protein, which translates into the protein MDFEFSQGLAALAGIIPLTIIYLLKPRPKNVILPSLMFVRRISQNVLDSRRTVSKKITDPLFFIQLLTLILLSTAIAGPLLEEVKADSEKVIIIMDSSASMTARDRVDAAKAIAIDSLAEENTIISAESIPVVLAKGLDADDAKEVIDSLEMRNTPADIPKAILTVVNEKENENGKIVVISDFENWAGRAPETYIRIANTRNMELEFRQVGDKTANYAIVDGYLKDRNDGTYEYTCTVKNFNNKSADLEVQLEGGTDSSGTEVSSSVQLAGFGAQQIKFSNIPQGTSTVRILNEDAIPCDNIAYISIPEVKPKKVLVLTDPEETAGKSPLITVISLLPDIQLEVRQTLPDNVTEYDTIIVNSKEKSLPTLDVLEIVAYAKSGKDLIVIGNECLYDSLPMHGLYSVLPVDIISVEDEGSHTIETAGSGKNIFEDVTFGEVYLRRFLVTTPKEGASVLAEVKGTGPLVSMQSIKNGTVTYVGFSDTTGKEAWNNFATTPTYPVFWVKLLRYMWGVGDISETNVNTGRYQAFDQDVLINTPTETVSSSFVYYDECGLYSLNQKTVAANLYDSMESNTFTEERLNLTGENGEIKKLELRTKSPDKPRKYLIYALLLLLIIENAVMFRRRII
- a CDS encoding DUF58 domain-containing protein, whose translation is MTGAKHTIDTSFLTQLDRYAIPLSRRVSAIHTGSHQSTRKGTGLDLTDHRKYNPGDSLKKIDWNLYARTEKLYIRRFEEEKNLNMVILLDASGSMLFPENTPNKFEYASTIAAGVSYIVMKHNDVYTVATFADYVEYTKAHKGRDDFLRTIDSLTRISVSGDTKLADCADSIYPRIKTRSMVLIISDFLDSIESVRNAVNRLSRHELVLVHVYDETEMNLPETVDGAVKFIDSETNKEISFTVGPNFKKEYAAEYAKHVAELEKIAYDFKIPYFRVSIENQPFDTVLRIIGEG
- a CDS encoding AAA family ATPase — its product is MRELQEIQLEDSELNLKPTYEKAPRIFEVIFREIGNAIVGQKEMVRQIIIAMLCEGHVLVESNPGLGKTLTISTISQIMSMKFSRIQCTPDLMPADITGTDIIEEDERGSKRFRFKQGPVFANIVLADEINRASPKTQSALLEAMQEKQVTVASTTYPLDRPFFILATQNPIEMEGTYTLPEAQLDRFLMKIRLGYPDSEEEFEIVNRYAEAFRPSVQRCIEKNTFLELQQITRRIPISNKLKKYAIDIVNQTRNMPEMIEAGASPRASIALILCAKANSFLDGRGYVEKEDIDSMAHPVLRHRIVLSFDAARNNITSDKIIEKILEGRKTII